One window from the genome of Sulfodiicoccus acidiphilus encodes:
- a CDS encoding DUF367 family protein, producing the protein MRILVLDLAQDDPKKCTGKRMIRMGRAERTLRPRGLVLNPISNFVLGPQDRSSFDTITVIDSSWNKSDSGFFSKFFSSSRRLPILLAGNPVNYAKPYKLSSLEATAAALFILGEREQALEILTLVKWGHTFLELNNELLERYASSSDVVEEEKRIMIDVFGLEV; encoded by the coding sequence ATGAGGATACTCGTTTTGGACTTGGCGCAGGACGATCCTAAGAAGTGTACAGGAAAACGAATGATCAGAATGGGTAGGGCAGAAAGAACACTTAGACCTAGAGGGCTGGTGTTGAATCCGATCTCCAATTTTGTCCTAGGGCCACAAGACAGATCCTCGTTTGACACAATTACTGTCATAGATTCGTCGTGGAATAAGAGCGATTCGGGGTTCTTCTCAAAGTTTTTCTCGAGCTCGAGGAGACTTCCGATCCTGTTAGCTGGAAATCCGGTTAATTATGCCAAGCCCTACAAGCTCTCTTCTTTGGAAGCAACTGCGGCCGCTTTATTTATATTAGGGGAAAGAGAGCAGGCACTAGAAATTCTCACCTTGGTTAAGTGGGGACACACTTTCCTCGAATTGAACAATGAGCTCCTTGAACGTTACGCCTCCTCTAGTGACGTAGTAGAAGAGGAAAAACGAATTATGATAGATGTATTCGGACTTGAAGTCTAG